A single Bacillus sp. OxB-1 DNA region contains:
- a CDS encoding YugN family protein, with amino-acid sequence MLKLQTSLEGKAALFGDVQDKFSKDGYRLGGNWDYDKGCFDSVLNREEGETIYLRIPFTVEEGRLDDYGATIAFQTPYLIKHVVNVGLDHDESSLLTASFNQFQEPVESDGHIEDKTKWVHIGEQAVEQLSNYL; translated from the coding sequence ATGTTGAAACTGCAAACCAGCTTGGAAGGCAAGGCGGCCCTTTTCGGGGACGTCCAAGATAAATTTAGCAAGGACGGCTATCGGCTTGGCGGCAATTGGGATTACGACAAAGGGTGCTTCGATTCTGTGCTGAATCGCGAGGAAGGCGAGACGATCTACTTGCGGATTCCGTTTACAGTAGAAGAAGGCCGGCTTGATGATTACGGAGCGACCATCGCTTTTCAAACTCCTTATTTGATCAAGCATGTCGTCAACGTCGGGTTGGATCATGATGAAAGCTCGCTTCTGACTGCCTCTTTCAATCAATTCCAAGAGCCGGTCGAATCGGATGGCCACATCGAGGACAAAACCAAATGGGTTCACATCGGCGAACAAGCCGTCGAGCAGCTTTCCAATTATTTATGA